AGGGTTTTTTTCCTGCTTTTTTTGTCAATTGCAATGTCTGGAATCTGGGCAACAAGAAGTATGTTTGACACAAGAACCCCGATGAACGCCGAAACATACCATCCAATCTCGCTAAAGCTTCCTGCCTGTGCAAAATAAACCGTCTGCAAAAGTAGCGGCCCCATGCCAACAAATGTTGCAATCTCCCCAAGCCCCCTATAGCCAAGGGCAAAAGGCGGCGCAGTGTAAAAGTACCCTATTGCAATGCCCAAAAGCCCCAGGGCAAGAACAACTGGGCTTATGCTGAGGCCAAGGTAAATGAAAAGGGCTGCCGATATGCCAAAACAGGCATAAGCCATGCGGATTATTTCCGACTCGGAAAACATCCTTGACTGTATTGCAAAGCTTCCCCCTGTCGGCCCGGTTTTTTTTGCCGGGTAGTTGCCGTTCTTATAGTCAAAATAGTCGTTTGAAAGGTTTGTCCCAAGATGGGCAAAAATTGCGGCAGCCATGGCAGCCAAAAACGGGACAAGCGAAAATTTCCCGTCGCCAAGCGCTATTGCACCACCAACAAGTGCAGGCAGGATGCTTGCCGCAAGAAATGGGGCCCTTGATGCCATTGCAAATTTTTTTATGAACTCCAAGAAATTCCCTCTCTAAATTTTATTCCAAATATAATCAAGGCCAATCATCGTTTTGTCAGCCTGCCTCCAGTCCGGCTGCCAACGTGTTGGGGCTTTAGGTTTTTTCATAGGCAGGGTTTAAAAAACACTCTCCTGATAACTTTGGTGCCTGGAACCAATGGCATTCATCAAGCTTCCTGAGACAAATCCCTAGAATTTCTAGGTTCTTCCATGGACTTAATCATATATTCAAACCCAGACCAGGTTAACGGCCACAGCGCAGCCCTGCTCGGCTTTGTCAAAACA
Above is a genomic segment from Candidatus Parvarchaeota archaeon containing:
- a CDS encoding prenyltransferase — translated: MEFIKKFAMASRAPFLAASILPALVGGAIALGDGKFSLVPFLAAMAAAIFAHLGTNLSNDYFDYKNGNYPAKKTGPTGGSFAIQSRMFSESEIIRMAYACFGISAALFIYLGLSISPVVLALGLLGIAIGYFYTAPPFALGYRGLGEIATFVGMGPLLLQTVYFAQAGSFSEIGWYVSAFIGVLVSNILLVAQIPDIAIDKKSRKKTLAASWGAGAAISAFTLFTLVGGAVLAAGILLGKAPMFLAVGLLGILGTAHIRRHFESKDYGLGVKEAVDMLVVCSLFTIAGLLVGRI